A window of the Gemmatimonadota bacterium genome harbors these coding sequences:
- a CDS encoding helix-turn-helix transcriptional regulator, with translation MKPVRYHILLALADGAQHGAEVRRRVAEQSEAAVKVYPAMLYGSLDELTAAEWIRETEPPSPEPDQTRWRFYALTLEGRAALEAETKRLESVVARARASLRPA, from the coding sequence ATGAAACCGGTTCGATATCACATCCTCCTCGCGCTTGCAGACGGTGCGCAGCACGGCGCGGAAGTGCGCCGTCGAGTCGCCGAGCAGAGCGAAGCTGCCGTCAAGGTCTATCCGGCGATGCTGTACGGGTCGCTGGACGAGCTGACGGCCGCGGAGTGGATCCGCGAGACCGAGCCGCCTTCGCCGGAGCCCGACCAGACACGATGGCGATTCTACGCGCTCACGCTCGAGGGGCGCGCGGCGTTGGAGGCCGAGACGAAGCGCCTGGAATCGGTGGTGGCGAGAGCCCGCGCCTCGCTTCGGCCTGCGTAA
- the mutY gene encoding A/G-specific adenine glycosylase, giving the protein MNRAIRHALLDHYDRERRELPWRGESDPYRILVSEVMLQQTRVQTVLAYYDGWLERFPDVEALADAEIDDVLKVWEGLGYYRRARNLHRAARLVRERPDGDLPGTFAGLRALPGVGAYTAGAVASIAFGEAVPAVDGNVRRVLSRLFDEKEPTATWLGTKAAELLDPERPGDWNQALMELGATLCSPRSPQCAACPVAEWCAAHGAGTQEERPVAPVKRKTKKRGIVLAVLEANGRVLLERRPSKGLLAGLWSFPEVGECDTCPDMRVDAARSRESVLATIAERGLVATGCPEALPLVEHRFTHLHATYEPWLVPVAAPAEGEGRAWIDPAASNDLAVPVAQQKVLAFANERTAAEARSSY; this is encoded by the coding sequence ATGAACCGTGCAATCCGACACGCGCTGCTCGATCACTACGATCGGGAGCGCCGAGAACTGCCGTGGCGCGGCGAGTCCGACCCGTACCGGATACTCGTGTCGGAGGTCATGCTGCAGCAGACGCGTGTGCAAACCGTGCTTGCTTACTACGACGGCTGGCTGGAGCGGTTCCCTGATGTCGAGGCGCTGGCCGACGCGGAGATCGACGACGTGCTCAAGGTGTGGGAGGGACTCGGCTACTACCGGCGGGCTCGGAATCTCCATCGGGCCGCGCGCCTCGTTCGCGAGCGCCCGGACGGTGACTTGCCCGGCACTTTCGCCGGCCTCAGGGCACTTCCCGGCGTTGGCGCATATACCGCCGGTGCCGTGGCGAGCATCGCGTTTGGTGAGGCGGTGCCCGCGGTGGATGGCAATGTGCGCAGGGTCCTCTCACGCCTCTTCGATGAGAAGGAGCCGACAGCGACTTGGCTGGGCACGAAGGCCGCTGAGCTCCTGGACCCGGAGCGGCCTGGGGACTGGAACCAGGCGCTCATGGAGTTGGGTGCGACTCTGTGTTCGCCGCGCTCGCCACAGTGCGCCGCTTGCCCGGTTGCCGAGTGGTGTGCCGCACATGGCGCAGGCACTCAGGAAGAGCGCCCTGTCGCGCCCGTGAAGAGGAAGACGAAGAAGCGCGGAATCGTGCTCGCAGTGCTCGAGGCGAATGGGCGTGTCCTGCTCGAGCGTCGTCCTAGCAAGGGCCTCCTGGCCGGATTGTGGTCGTTCCCAGAGGTGGGGGAGTGTGACACTTGCCCAGACATGCGGGTGGACGCTGCCCGTTCCCGCGAGTCGGTACTCGCGACAATAGCGGAGCGAGGACTTGTCGCGACGGGCTGTCCCGAGGCGCTCCCACTCGTGGAGCACCGCTTCACACACCTGCACGCGACGTATGAGCCATGGCTGGTGCCCGTCGCCGCCCCGGCCGAAGGCGAGGGCCGGGCGTGGATCGATCCCGCCGCCTCCAACGATCTCGCGGTGCCTGTCGCGCAGCAGAAGGTGCTCGCGTTCGCGAACGAGCGCACAGCCGCGGAGGCAAGGTCATCGTATTGA
- a CDS encoding VWA domain-containing protein — protein sequence MRFTTYSKYKGRWLDALNLEALLETLSDFLMDGGFAGGPHYHPYWGWSGTEDPNSKDSLKNALLKALLESGQLTPEMIDELRGEGQGDEALQKQIAAMLDDLIQRMVEEGYINLETGAPQMPGATYDVTGQGKIDEAKQAAQQVQFNLTQKGMDFLAYRSLKGLLSALGKASAGAHDTPHLSTGIEAEAASKPYEFGDTLNLDIAATLKNAIEREGLSVPLNLEYGDLMVHQAEYRSSCATVLLLDISHSMVLYGEDRFAPAKRVALAMSHMIRTQFPGDSLHVVTFGDKAQEIPLSQLGKAQVGPFHTNTAEGLEVARRILGAQKKDMRQIIMITDGKPSAMTLPDGRVYTNSGALDPMILKRTFQEVSACRKAGILINTFMLASDPYLVQFVQKVSEIARGKAYFTSTMTLGQYIMMDFLKNKRRRLS from the coding sequence ATGCGCTTTACGACCTACTCCAAGTACAAGGGCCGCTGGCTCGACGCGCTGAATCTCGAGGCGCTGCTGGAGACGCTCTCGGACTTTCTCATGGACGGTGGGTTCGCGGGTGGACCGCACTACCATCCGTATTGGGGCTGGTCCGGCACGGAAGACCCGAACTCGAAGGACTCGCTCAAGAACGCACTGCTCAAGGCGCTGCTCGAGAGTGGTCAGCTCACGCCCGAGATGATCGACGAGCTGCGTGGCGAGGGTCAGGGCGACGAGGCGCTTCAGAAGCAGATCGCCGCGATGTTGGACGACCTCATTCAGAGAATGGTCGAGGAAGGGTACATCAACCTCGAGACGGGTGCTCCCCAGATGCCCGGCGCCACATACGACGTGACGGGTCAGGGCAAGATCGACGAAGCGAAGCAGGCCGCCCAGCAAGTGCAGTTCAACCTCACGCAGAAGGGGATGGACTTCCTGGCCTACCGGTCGCTCAAGGGACTGCTCTCCGCACTCGGCAAAGCGAGCGCTGGCGCCCACGACACCCCCCACCTCTCGACGGGCATCGAGGCCGAGGCAGCGTCGAAGCCGTACGAGTTCGGCGACACGCTGAACCTCGACATCGCGGCTACCCTCAAGAACGCGATCGAGCGCGAGGGCCTCTCGGTTCCGCTCAACCTCGAGTACGGTGACCTCATGGTGCACCAGGCGGAGTACCGTTCGTCGTGCGCGACGGTGCTCCTGCTCGACATCTCACACTCGATGGTGCTCTACGGAGAGGATCGCTTTGCTCCCGCAAAGCGCGTCGCGCTCGCGATGTCGCACATGATCCGCACGCAGTTCCCGGGTGACTCGCTGCACGTCGTGACGTTCGGGGACAAGGCCCAGGAGATCCCACTCTCGCAGCTCGGAAAAGCGCAGGTCGGACCGTTCCACACGAATACCGCGGAAGGCCTGGAGGTAGCCCGTCGCATTCTGGGCGCGCAAAAGAAGGACATGCGACAGATCATCATGATCACAGACGGGAAGCCGAGTGCGATGACGCTGCCCGACGGGCGCGTCTACACGAACTCGGGCGCGCTCGACCCGATGATCCTGAAGCGAACGTTTCAGGAAGTCTCCGCGTGCCGCAAGGCCGGCATCCTCATCAACACATTCATGCTCGCAAGTGACCCCTATCTGGTGCAGTTCGTGCAGAAAGTCTCCGAGATCGCTCGTGGCAAGGCGTACTTCACCAGTACGATGACGTTGGGTCAGTACATCATGATGGACTTTCTGAAGAACAAGCGGAGGAGGTTGTCGTGA
- a CDS encoding heme-copper oxidase subunit III has protein sequence MVTEPVTYAMEQGPEPVRRPKLLADGVMGMLLFVFAEIMMFAGLISAHSIVRSRVAGEMWPPYGQPRLPVQETAVNTAALLVSGVVLVFAQVAFKKEASRARVPVLIALLLGLFFVGSQGAEWVALLGEGLTIKSSTYGGFFYLIVGAHGVHAIAAILALGWVWYELDKGRLDEVQLATVSVFWYFVVLLWPVLYLNVYL, from the coding sequence ATGGTCACTGAGCCCGTCACCTATGCGATGGAGCAGGGCCCCGAGCCGGTGCGCCGTCCCAAGCTCCTGGCGGACGGCGTGATGGGTATGCTGCTTTTCGTGTTCGCGGAGATCATGATGTTCGCGGGTCTGATCTCGGCGCACTCGATCGTGCGTTCCCGAGTGGCTGGCGAGATGTGGCCCCCTTACGGCCAACCGCGACTACCGGTACAGGAGACCGCGGTGAACACCGCCGCTCTCTTGGTGAGCGGCGTCGTGCTCGTGTTCGCGCAAGTCGCCTTCAAGAAGGAAGCGTCGCGCGCGCGCGTGCCGGTGTTGATTGCGCTGCTACTCGGTCTCTTTTTCGTCGGCTCGCAGGGCGCGGAGTGGGTTGCGCTGCTCGGTGAAGGTCTCACGATCAAGTCGAGTACGTACGGCGGGTTTTTCTATCTCATCGTCGGCGCGCACGGCGTGCACGCGATCGCGGCGATCTTGGCTCTCGGCTGGGTCTGGTACGAGCTCGACAAGGGCCGACTCGACGAGGTCCAGCTCGCCACGGTATCGGTCTTCTGGTACTTCGTGGTCTTGCTTTGGCCGGTGCTCTACCTGAACGTGTACCTATGA
- a CDS encoding c-type cytochrome, whose product MSEHEQVNEHNHEQVQTHDHEQGDEHPDYRKIYFTLVVLLVVSVAGPFVGIVWITLITAFGIAVVKANLVIQNFMHLRWEKRLIKWVLISSLALMALFVAGVAPDVMRHEGQNWVNVAAADAVERGIGDEHAAEEEHAEEETEVVAAEPGAFDAAGSFNTICAVCHGTTGDGTGAAGLALDPPPANFTDPAFWETSDDERIKTVIRDGGAAVGASPLMAPWGALYDDAQLDAMVEYVNSFRPAGR is encoded by the coding sequence ATGTCCGAGCACGAGCAAGTGAACGAGCACAACCACGAGCAAGTGCAGACGCACGACCACGAGCAGGGCGACGAGCACCCCGACTACAGGAAGATCTACTTCACGCTCGTGGTCCTCCTGGTGGTCAGCGTGGCGGGCCCCTTCGTCGGTATCGTGTGGATCACGCTGATCACGGCGTTCGGGATCGCCGTGGTGAAGGCGAACCTCGTGATTCAGAACTTCATGCACCTGAGATGGGAGAAGCGCCTGATAAAGTGGGTGCTCATCTCGTCGCTGGCCCTGATGGCGCTCTTCGTCGCAGGCGTAGCCCCCGACGTCATGCGTCACGAGGGCCAGAACTGGGTGAACGTGGCCGCGGCAGATGCGGTCGAGCGTGGGATCGGGGACGAGCACGCGGCGGAAGAGGAGCACGCCGAGGAGGAGACCGAAGTGGTGGCTGCCGAGCCAGGCGCGTTCGACGCGGCCGGCTCGTTCAACACGATTTGCGCCGTGTGCCATGGCACGACCGGTGATGGCACCGGCGCGGCCGGTCTGGCGCTCGACCCCCCTCCGGCCAACTTCACCGACCCAGCGTTCTGGGAGACCAGCGACGACGAGCGCATCAAGACCGTGATCCGCGACGGTGGTGCCGCGGTCGGCGCCTCGCCGCTGATGGCGCCGTGGGGTGCCCTCTACGACGACGCCCAGCTCGATGCGATGGTCGAGTACGTGAACTCCTTCAGGCCGGCTGGCCGGTAG
- a CDS encoding cytochrome c oxidase subunit 3 — MFAKPIATTRSATGIPTGRLAVWWVLASEVVIFGGLLGSYVMHRIGHPEWAEAAAHTNTWFGAFNTLVLLTSSFTAVLAHQAAESGDGKKAAKYLLMTMGGALTFLMVKSVEWTIEISHGYTITANNFWSFYYTAAGLHGLHVIAGAIIMAFVAADAWRGRELHRVELIGIYWHFVDLVWIFLFPLLYIAK, encoded by the coding sequence ATGTTCGCGAAACCGATAGCGACCACGCGCAGCGCGACCGGGATCCCGACTGGCCGACTGGCCGTCTGGTGGGTCCTGGCGTCCGAGGTCGTCATCTTCGGCGGCTTGCTCGGCTCATACGTGATGCATCGCATAGGCCACCCCGAGTGGGCGGAGGCTGCGGCGCATACCAACACCTGGTTCGGGGCGTTCAACACGCTCGTCCTCCTCACCTCGAGCTTCACGGCGGTGCTCGCTCATCAGGCCGCCGAGAGCGGAGACGGGAAGAAGGCGGCGAAGTACTTGTTGATGACGATGGGCGGCGCGCTCACCTTCCTCATGGTGAAGTCGGTCGAGTGGACGATCGAGATCTCTCACGGCTACACGATCACGGCGAACAACTTCTGGTCGTTCTATTACACCGCGGCCGGGTTACACGGGCTCCACGTGATCGCGGGGGCGATCATCATGGCGTTCGTAGCGGCGGACGCGTGGAGGGGTCGAGAACTCCATCGCGTGGAGCTCATCGGCATCTATTGGCACTTCGTCGACCTGGTTTGGATTTTCCTGTTCCCCCTGCTCTACATCGCGAAGTAG
- a CDS encoding cbb3-type cytochrome c oxidase subunit I, giving the protein MAEAPVEVRHDVSEHHGPQGVLKYLWSTDHKIISMQYLFTGMFMAVIGGFMAYVFRMQLAFPGSWVPGFGIVSPGEYNSLVTNHGTIMIFWVAMPILIAAFGNFLIPLMIGADDMVFPRINRLSFHIFFISTLVILGSLFVEGGGFGGAWTAYPPLSAQEIYNQTPLGATLWLIGVSLEFVAFLLGGINFITTLMNARAPGMKAYDIPMVCWMIVIASILFMLSVGPLIAGAMMLLLDQTLGTGFYNPAMGGDPILWQHLFWFFGHPEVYVVLLPAMGITIDIVATFARKKLFGYKVMLYTAVATGVLSFFVWAHHQYVAGIDPRMANVFTVTTLLISVPIAELMFVIIATLYGGSIRLTTPMLWALAFIAEFLIGGVTGIFLGASGADIYFHDTYFVLAHFHYTFFPIAVIGTFAGLTYWFPKMFGKMMSDTLGKIHFWGTIIPFNVIFIPLFVLGIGGQHRRIYNYQHFPDLAGADFQRLRVIATIALLVMLAFQLVFFFNFIRSLLWGEKAGKNPWNANTLEWTTESPPPHGNWPPEEMPKVYRGPYEYGHPDRESDYWPQDEPA; this is encoded by the coding sequence ATGGCCGAAGCACCGGTAGAGGTCCGGCACGACGTCTCCGAGCATCACGGGCCGCAAGGCGTCCTGAAGTACCTCTGGTCGACGGACCACAAGATCATCTCCATGCAGTACCTCTTCACGGGGATGTTCATGGCGGTGATCGGCGGCTTCATGGCGTACGTCTTCCGGATGCAGCTCGCTTTCCCTGGAAGCTGGGTTCCGGGCTTCGGCATCGTGTCGCCGGGCGAGTACAACTCGCTGGTCACGAACCACGGCACGATCATGATCTTCTGGGTCGCGATGCCGATTCTGATCGCCGCGTTCGGAAACTTCCTGATCCCGCTCATGATCGGCGCGGACGACATGGTGTTCCCGCGGATCAATCGCCTATCGTTCCACATCTTCTTCATCAGCACGCTCGTGATCCTGGGCTCGCTTTTCGTCGAGGGTGGTGGCTTCGGTGGCGCGTGGACGGCGTACCCGCCGCTCTCTGCGCAGGAGATCTACAACCAGACCCCGCTCGGCGCGACGCTGTGGCTCATCGGCGTGAGTCTGGAGTTCGTGGCGTTCCTCCTGGGCGGGATCAACTTCATCACCACCCTGATGAACGCTCGTGCCCCCGGGATGAAGGCATACGACATCCCGATGGTGTGCTGGATGATCGTGATCGCGAGCATCCTGTTCATGCTTTCGGTGGGACCGCTCATCGCCGGCGCGATGATGCTGCTGTTGGACCAAACGCTCGGGACCGGCTTCTACAACCCGGCTATGGGCGGCGACCCCATCCTGTGGCAGCACCTGTTCTGGTTCTTCGGACATCCCGAGGTCTACGTGGTGCTCCTGCCCGCGATGGGCATCACGATCGATATCGTCGCGACCTTCGCTCGCAAGAAGCTCTTCGGCTACAAGGTGATGCTCTATACCGCCGTCGCCACGGGTGTGTTGAGCTTCTTCGTGTGGGCGCACCACCAGTACGTGGCGGGTATCGACCCTCGAATGGCGAACGTGTTCACGGTCACGACGCTCCTGATCTCGGTGCCGATCGCGGAGCTCATGTTCGTGATCATCGCCACGCTCTACGGCGGCTCGATCAGGCTGACCACGCCGATGCTGTGGGCGCTCGCGTTCATCGCCGAGTTCCTGATCGGCGGCGTGACCGGAATCTTCCTCGGGGCCAGCGGCGCGGACATCTACTTCCACGACACATACTTCGTGCTCGCGCACTTCCACTACACGTTCTTCCCCATCGCGGTCATCGGGACCTTCGCCGGGCTGACGTACTGGTTCCCGAAGATGTTCGGGAAGATGATGAGCGACACCCTCGGGAAGATCCATTTCTGGGGCACGATCATTCCGTTCAACGTCATCTTCATCCCGCTGTTCGTGCTCGGAATCGGTGGTCAGCACCGCCGGATCTACAACTACCAACACTTCCCGGATCTGGCGGGCGCGGACTTCCAGCGTCTCCGAGTGATCGCGACCATCGCTCTACTCGTCATGCTCGCGTTCCAGCTCGTGTTCTTCTTCAACTTCATCCGCAGCCTGCTGTGGGGTGAGAAGGCCGGGAAGAACCCGTGGAACGCGAATACGCTCGAGTGGACAACCGAGTCGCCACCCCCGCACGGCAACTGGCCTCCGGAGGAGATGCCGAAGGTCTACCGGGGACCGTACGAGTACGGCCACCCGGACCGTGAATCAGACTACTGGCCCCAGGACGAGCCCGCCTGA
- a CDS encoding cytochrome C oxidase subunit II, which translates to MIEMLQQASSYAADIDGLIILIAVLSGFWFLIAEAVFFWLIFRYRAKPGTKSRYITGREKHLKRWINFPHGLVLVCDVFIIIASISVWYDVKQRLPEPDRVVRITGQQWAWTFQHPGSDGELDTDDDIYVVDELHVEVDKIYHFRLEARDVLHSFSVPVFRLKQDAVPGRSITGWFRPTRTGEFDVQCAEICGIGHGLMAARIFVADEAQHAAWVTQNTPTR; encoded by the coding sequence ATGATCGAGATGCTTCAGCAGGCCTCTTCCTATGCGGCTGACATCGACGGTCTCATCATTCTGATCGCCGTGCTCAGCGGCTTCTGGTTCCTGATCGCCGAGGCCGTCTTCTTTTGGCTGATCTTCCGCTACCGGGCCAAGCCGGGGACGAAGTCGAGATACATCACGGGGCGTGAGAAGCACCTCAAGCGTTGGATCAACTTCCCGCACGGGCTGGTTCTCGTCTGCGACGTCTTCATCATCATCGCCTCCATCAGCGTGTGGTACGACGTCAAGCAGCGGTTGCCCGAGCCCGACCGCGTCGTGCGCATCACCGGGCAGCAGTGGGCTTGGACGTTCCAGCATCCGGGCAGCGACGGCGAGCTCGACACCGATGACGACATCTACGTGGTGGACGAGCTCCACGTCGAGGTGGACAAGATCTACCATTTCCGCCTGGAGGCCAGGGACGTCCTGCACTCGTTCTCCGTCCCGGTGTTCCGGCTGAAGCAGGATGCGGTCCCGGGTCGGTCCATCACGGGCTGGTTCCGACCGACTCGGACTGGTGAGTTCGACGTGCAGTGCGCCGAGATCTGCGGGATCGGCCATGGCCTCATGGCCGCGAGGATCTTCGTTGCCGACGAAGCTCAGCACGCGGCGTGGGTCACACAGAACACTCCGACCCGGTAG
- a CDS encoding cytochrome c — protein sequence MLLVLGAAACGRPAAGVALGEELFDTCAPCHGANGGGNPVIAAPAIAGLPQWYVAAQLEGFKAGFRGRHADDLPGLRMRPMAVSLNREGDIESVAEYVASLTPVLTPSTLQGNAGAGAEIYTPCAVCHGTDGLGNEVLHSPPIVQMDDWYLVRQLQNFKHGARGAVAGDTWGITMQVNTLALSDPAMEDVVAYIQTLR from the coding sequence GTGCTGCTCGTCCTGGGCGCGGCTGCTTGCGGCCGACCCGCTGCGGGCGTGGCGCTGGGCGAGGAGCTGTTCGATACGTGCGCGCCGTGCCACGGCGCGAACGGCGGTGGCAACCCCGTGATTGCCGCACCGGCCATCGCGGGTCTTCCACAGTGGTACGTGGCAGCCCAGTTGGAGGGGTTCAAGGCCGGCTTCCGCGGCAGGCACGCCGACGATTTGCCCGGGCTCCGGATGCGTCCGATGGCCGTCTCGCTCAACCGCGAGGGTGACATCGAGTCTGTCGCGGAATACGTTGCCTCGCTCACGCCGGTCCTCACCCCGAGCACGCTGCAAGGAAACGCGGGCGCCGGGGCCGAAATCTACACTCCGTGCGCCGTGTGCCACGGGACCGACGGCCTGGGGAACGAAGTGCTGCATTCCCCGCCGATCGTCCAGATGGACGACTGGTACCTCGTGCGGCAGCTCCAGAACTTCAAGCACGGCGCGCGCGGTGCCGTAGCCGGCGACACGTGGGGCATCACCATGCAGGTGAATACGCTCGCGCTCTCCGACCCGGCGATGGAGGACGTTGTGGCCTATATCCAGACTCTCAGATAG
- a CDS encoding Trm112 family protein has product MVDQELLDILVCPETKQPVRLAGTDLLRMLNRAIDAGEVKTRDGQLVEDRIEEGLVREDNGVLYPVRDSIPIMLIDEAIPLDDVVKTT; this is encoded by the coding sequence ATGGTCGATCAGGAATTGTTGGACATCCTCGTATGTCCCGAGACCAAGCAGCCCGTCCGACTAGCCGGAACTGACCTGTTGCGCATGCTGAACCGAGCGATCGATGCCGGCGAGGTCAAGACGCGGGACGGACAGCTGGTGGAAGACCGCATCGAGGAGGGCCTCGTCCGCGAGGACAACGGTGTGCTGTACCCCGTGCGAGATTCCATCCCGATCATGTTGATCGACGAGGCGATCCCGCTCGACGACGTTGTGAAGACCACCTGA
- a CDS encoding DUF192 domain-containing protein produces the protein MTTALLTALTVLGCSGEGSAADTAVSAQTVPESDGATLEVRRPPANRAWVIFGTDTIVAEIARTSDERAQGLMYRDELPDGTGMLFVFEDVQIRSFWMANTYVPLDIAYINVSYVIVDIQQMEPLVTDSYPSAAPAMFALEVAQGWFAKHGVVVGDQAQIEFGIQVGR, from the coding sequence ATGACGACCGCCCTCCTCACCGCGCTCACCGTCCTGGGCTGCTCAGGAGAGGGCAGTGCCGCGGACACGGCCGTGTCGGCTCAGACGGTTCCCGAGAGCGATGGAGCCACGCTCGAGGTCCGTCGGCCCCCGGCGAACCGAGCATGGGTCATCTTCGGCACCGATACGATCGTCGCGGAGATCGCAAGGACATCTGACGAGAGGGCCCAGGGCCTCATGTACCGGGATGAGCTCCCGGACGGCACGGGCATGCTCTTCGTATTCGAAGACGTCCAGATCCGTTCGTTCTGGATGGCGAACACCTACGTGCCGCTGGACATCGCCTATATCAATGTGTCCTACGTGATCGTGGATATTCAGCAAATGGAGCCCCTGGTCACCGACTCCTACCCGAGCGCGGCGCCGGCGATGTTCGCGTTGGAGGTCGCGCAGGGGTGGTTCGCCAAGCACGGCGTCGTGGTAGGGGACCAGGCACAGATCGAGTTCGGCATCCAGGTCGGGCGCTGA
- a CDS encoding DUF420 domain-containing protein has protein sequence MTTVTAESAGARWVIGVLSVVVFAAVLIVLYAMPGRGPEPSAPGVLATVNAVLNGGAACFLLIGYAFIRNENVKAHRICMVSAFVLSSLFLVTYLLHHAQVGSVHFQHEGWIRGVYFAVLVPHVTLAALIVPLALLTIYRGWTERIALHRKIARWTLPLWLYVSVSGVAVYVMLYHL, from the coding sequence GTGACTACGGTAACAGCAGAGTCCGCCGGGGCACGCTGGGTGATCGGTGTCCTTTCCGTCGTCGTGTTCGCCGCTGTGCTCATCGTACTCTACGCCATGCCGGGGCGCGGCCCGGAACCCAGTGCGCCCGGAGTGCTGGCAACGGTGAACGCCGTCCTCAACGGAGGTGCGGCGTGTTTCCTGCTAATCGGCTACGCGTTCATTCGTAACGAAAACGTCAAAGCCCACAGAATCTGCATGGTCAGCGCTTTCGTTCTGTCGTCGCTCTTCCTCGTCACCTACCTGCTTCATCACGCCCAGGTCGGCTCCGTTCACTTCCAGCACGAGGGGTGGATCCGCGGCGTGTACTTCGCCGTGCTCGTGCCGCACGTCACGCTGGCGGCGCTGATCGTTCCGCTCGCGCTTCTCACGATCTATCGCGGTTGGACCGAGCGCATTGCGCTGCATCGCAAGATCGCGCGCTGGACGCTACCGCTCTGGCTTTATGTTTCCGTGAGCGGCGTCGCCGTCTACGTCATGCTGTATCATCTGTAA
- a CDS encoding CBS domain-containing protein: protein MKIEEILRSKGHDVVTITESKSVLDAAQVLVDHNIGGLVVMDGERPTGILTERDILRLTARNPGELGSIQVGSVMTRELITARPEDQLAEMMDVMTESKIRHLPVMEGDRLAGIISIGDLVNACRVMAEEENSQLRQYIQGAG, encoded by the coding sequence ATGAAGATCGAGGAGATCCTTCGCAGCAAGGGCCATGACGTCGTCACGATCACGGAATCCAAGAGTGTGCTTGACGCTGCTCAGGTCCTCGTAGACCACAATATTGGCGGACTGGTGGTCATGGACGGTGAGCGTCCGACGGGCATCCTAACCGAGCGCGACATACTGCGTCTCACTGCACGAAACCCGGGTGAGCTCGGTTCGATCCAGGTGGGTAGCGTGATGACGCGGGAGTTGATCACGGCGAGGCCCGAGGATCAACTCGCCGAAATGATGGACGTGATGACCGAGAGCAAGATTCGTCACCTGCCGGTCATGGAAGGGGATCGACTCGCCGGCATCATCTCGATCGGCGACCTCGTGAACGCGTGCCGGGTGATGGCGGAGGAGGAGAACTCCCAACTTCGGCAGTATATCCAGGGTGCCGGCTGA
- a CDS encoding cytochrome c oxidase assembly protein, which translates to MQWWCFAQQQPWTWTWRPLLGVWVGVVLLVLAYRRLVRRPSADPESDRTTRWRRLAFGLGVFLLWASLDWPLGPLGAGYLASVHMIQFLAVGLAAPALLLLSLPPKAYDGLLTRPRTLSMLEEVTSPVSAFFIFNIVMTVTHWPGVVDSLMPTQLGSFLLDAAWFAGGLIFWWPVIAPVPHRPGFHPLGKIAYLALNAFLIRPPFAMMIFSEHPIYSIYELAPPPGGDALNDQQFGGAIMKIGTAWILFVGVVVVFKRWVHSESAAEASAT; encoded by the coding sequence ATGCAGTGGTGGTGCTTCGCGCAGCAGCAGCCTTGGACCTGGACCTGGCGGCCTCTGCTGGGCGTCTGGGTCGGTGTGGTGCTGCTCGTGCTGGCGTATCGTCGTCTCGTGCGGCGTCCGTCCGCTGACCCGGAGTCGGACCGGACCACGCGCTGGCGTCGGTTGGCGTTCGGGCTCGGCGTATTTCTCCTGTGGGCATCGCTGGATTGGCCGCTCGGCCCGCTCGGCGCCGGCTATCTCGCGAGCGTGCACATGATCCAGTTCCTGGCCGTGGGCCTCGCGGCGCCCGCGTTGCTCCTGCTCTCACTCCCGCCGAAGGCGTACGATGGCCTCCTGACTCGTCCGCGCACGCTCTCCATGCTCGAGGAAGTCACGAGCCCCGTGAGCGCATTCTTCATCTTCAACATCGTCATGACGGTCACCCACTGGCCCGGCGTGGTCGACTCCCTCATGCCCACCCAGTTGGGCTCGTTCCTGCTGGACGCCGCGTGGTTCGCGGGCGGGCTGATCTTCTGGTGGCCGGTCATCGCGCCCGTACCCCATCGCCCCGGATTCCACCCGCTCGGCAAGATCGCCTACCTGGCGCTCAACGCGTTCCTGATTCGTCCGCCGTTCGCGATGATGATCTTCAGCGAGCATCCGATCTACTCGATCTACGAGTTGGCGCCGCCGCCTGGTGGTGACGCCCTCAACGATCAACAGTTCGGCGGCGCGATCATGAAGATCGGTACCGCCTGGATCCTGTTCGTGGGCGTCGTCGTCGTCTTCAAACGATGGGTGCACTCGGAGAGCGCCGCAGAGGCTTCTGCTACCTGA